GCATTTTCTAACCCAGGTAGACTTGAAAAGCCGATGTAGATCGATTTTCCATCGGTTTCTTTTAGTttatctccctttttttttctactccgacaagaaaataaaagtacgCACCTCCTCTGTAGTAATAGATTTGAACTAGTTGATATAAAGGCTTCGCACAGAAGATGTGGGGGTAACTATCAAAATGCAAGCGGTGTTGTTACAATTTGGCCATAACTTGAGGGAAGTCGAGGCAATATGTCCTTTGATGTTGAAAATTACATATTCCATTTCCTGGGTACCAAGGACATCTGTAGCTGGGTTCTCAGCACGacataagaaatatttttcggttttATAACTGACATGAGAATCAATGGAGAAGGAGGAAAATGAGTTTATGATACTGAGTATTTAGAGAACTAATGTTGTTGCCAGCTTTGATATTTGTCCTTTTATGATGTTTGTCGGTTATGCAGCTTTGATTGTCGTTGCCAAGTAATATAACTGTCTGCGCAGACTTATCCTTGATCATCCCTTTGATGAGCTTTACTAGGAAGATGATCTGGGGTTTCTCAGGCCTCTGTCACGAGAATATCAGTGGCTTTCAATTGGGAGAATTCAAAAGATGACAGCCGATTCAGTTGCCATAGATTGCTGCTCTGTCTGTGCATGAAACTATGCTAGGTTGCGACAGAAACCGAAGATAGCTACCTCCATTTATTGAACACTAGGCCACGGGAGTGAGTGAGGATATAGATCTTTTCACTATTGATATGTGGTTTTTGAAATTGAAGTATGAGGACATATTTCATCCTATGATCTAATTGCAGACATTTAATCCACGATCAATAAGTGAGAAAACCGAGGTTCTGTATCACCTGTTTCCTTGTTCAGCGGTATGTAAGAGAGCACTTGTTGATTTGCCATCACAGATTCTGTTATAATGCTTGTGATGCTGCTGTTGTAGTGTGACACTAAACCAAATTGTTGGTGTGTCCTCATGCACTTTGTTTGTCGTGTTTATCTGTTCACTAATATTCAGTTTGAtggatttatttaattttcttgcaGCTAGATGAACTAAAGAATCCGCGTAACATGGCTCCCACCAAGGAAACCAGTGATGGCGAGGGTTCAAATGACTCGCTGTATGAGTAGACTGAGCTTCATCGAGGCATCCTTTGTGGTAAAAAGACAAGCAGCAGAAATGAAGCCTCAACTGCATCGCTGCATTTGTCTATGTAAGCATTATGATCTCCATTGACAcatttgtttatttgtgaacagcGCGCCCGCTCTCTGAATTCTGATGTTTTGCTGCTTATCTGAGTGCGTTCTTCATTTCATATCTACGGCTGTTGTTCCTGTTGTAGTTGATTATCATTTCTGCAATAGAACAAATTTGTGgtttcaagagaaaaaaatggagaaagaatGAGGCTCTATTGATTCAGTTTCTTCTGTATCTTCAAAAGGATAGTGTATCCTGAATGAGAACCGAAACGCATTGAGCAAATCAAGGCTTAAAACCAACATCCATCTATCGGAACGGCAGCCATATAAATAAACAGTTCTAGTCCATGCATTGATAtgaaaggattaaaaaaaattcaagctttCCAATAATAATCCACTCGTCGGCCACTTGCCAGTCGAGTCTGATGTGGGTGTCCACAGCTTCTATTCCTTGTCCTAATCAGTGTCGCTGAAAGGCGCGCGGAAAGAACACCGTGAGCAGAGAAATCAGGATAGCCACTGTTGAGATCAAAGCCTGCGCACGTCCATCGCATTCCGGGAAGCATCATGTACTGTAGCAGCAAAACTTAAACAAGAAGAGAAGTGCAGAACTTATGGATTTGCTTCCTTACTGCAATTGCAGATGCGGCTAGTCCAGCCCTTTCCCTTGGGTCTTTGAGATGGTGATTGCCAAAGTAGAGAACCGTAGCATAGTACCAGAATGGAGGGAACACAAACCCCAGGAGAAACCTGTCACATAATTCATGGCAGAACTAGTCGTAATCCTtgttcaattaataatttcagctaattttttttcataatgttAATGTTTCAATCTTGTGAACAAGAAGGGAATTGCTTGCTCAGTCCCGCTCATTTTGCTCCTCGTCTGCTTGACCGGGGATGGGAAGGCACGGTGGACCGCGAATCCCATAATGTCTGGTCTATTTCAGGGATGACTAGACCCAAGACCTATTGGTTTCTGTCTTGCCGGTGTTTGGTTAAATGGTTGGTGCCGTGAAAAATGGCCGGCATAGAACCGCACGAGTAACTTACGAGAACCAACCGATGCCACAACCGAAGCACGGGAGGGGCTTGTCGAAGGGCCGCGGGGAGAATCCTGGGGACGCCGCGGGTTCCAGCAAGGAGAAATCCCCCTCATCGGTGAGAATCTTCAcgcccttttccttttcatggccATGCCCATCTGCAGAAATAGAAAGAGAACGGAATCGAGCGAGGGACAGTGTCCACACGGATCGTGAAAAAGAAACAtgacgaaacaaaaaaaaggacagaagTTGCCTTTGTAACTTGATACTAATGCATTGAACTCATCTCTGACCTTGTCCCATCAGCGTGGCCTCATCGCTCTGCCTGTCCTGCCGATCCTCCATGGATGCCGACACAATTCTCCTGAATCAACGTCCTGAAGACTATGGAgtcacagaagagagagagagagagagagagagagagagagggtgctACCAGAGTGCACTTGCAGAGACAtagggaaggaagaagaaagtggaTCGTGTGCGCGTTTTGAAATCGAAGAATTTTCCCTCTGCATAACCGAAAAAACCGTCGCTCGGTTCCCACCCCCAATGGGATCGATCCACGTGTCACTCGCAAGTTGAGATAGAAATTTCCCAGAAGTCAAAACGAAGAGGACATTGTTGACCAATCAAATGCAGCCtccactttcttcttcttttgttttttttttcagtcgtTCGTTTGCGGTTTCCGAAGAACATCGGTCGGAAGGGAAAATTAAGAATCGAGGTTGTGGACAAAATCATAAAACAAAACCCTCCTTTTATTCGTTGGTTTGTACTATACCATCATGATCGGATTCATTTTTGGGGAACTTTTTGCACTTTGGGTGCTTCGACTTTTGGGGGAATTCGCTCTTGTTCTGAATactttgttatttatttatgtatgaTTCTAGTCCTTAAACTATGCTATGACTGCAATTTAATTCACAGGGCCCCGGGCCGGCGgaggaaaatatgaaaaacagaaccaaaaaggggaaagaagagaaaagggaaaaagaagagaaaaaaaaaattcagaaaaattataaagGAAAATTGCGGAAATTAGTACATATCAAgttggtcatgccacgtaggatggtcgatGCGGGATAACCGACATTCGCGTCGGCATTCTTCcggcaaaaattgatcggaaagacTGCATTGGCAATTTGTGagaatgtttaagattaaataaaaaaaaaactttgatagaattggtcaccgtaCGGCATGTTAAGGGCCTTTTGGACACAATTTTCTCAAAGGAAACACATTTGGTTCGATATAGAAGAACCAAAGAATTTAAGCCATAATACCAAATGAAATTGGATGGATATTTCTCTTACCCTTTGAAAGGGGTAGAGTCTTGCATTTTAAAACATCCTTTAACTTAACTTCTTCTTGCAACGATGTATTGCATATTGTTAGTGAAAGCGCGCATATATTACCTCGTACAATTGCTCGCATTAGATCTTTTGCCTCTATACTAACAAAAGATGGGTGAATTTTTCATGCAACATAACCTAGAGTTAAAATGTGTCATATTTACGTTAGACATATGCTATAATCCCAGTTAGAACATATCATTTGCAATTGGAGATGTGAATCGGATGCGATTCAATCCAAAATCCAACTTGCTTGGTCCGCCTCCAAGCCGGTTCGGGTAGAATCAATTCGGTTCTTGGTTCTGAAATCCGAAAAGGCTATTTATCGTggttttattctctctctctctctctctctctatatatatatatatatatatatattttgtaagAATCACCATATCCTTCTtgcacaaaagaagaagaagaagtcccgGTCCCTAATACGATGAGTGCTTTATACATGTATAGTAATTTTACTACCCATAAAGAGCATTTTTCCGTAATTTCAGTAAAGGTGTAGGAGGCGAAAAGTTTATTGAAATTAATCTCTgcgtgtgtctatatatatatatatatgttaattGAATATAAAAAAGTCCGGACATCCTACATTTATAAAAGAAATGTAGATGTTGACATCCACCAATGGTAATACACAATCAGACGCGCAAGATCTACAAAATCTATATAGTCGCACTTGTCATGGATTAGCGATCCGACCCGAAACCCGGCGCCCGATTATCTGACCCGTCGAGTCATCATCCATTTTGGAATTATGGCgcaagaacagaaaaaaagaaaaaaagaaatgttaaaaACGAAAGGATCGAAAATCGGAAATGCCAGCTAAGCCCCCGATCCGACGGCCTGAAACTCACCATCCGAAACAAAACTCGGAGAATACCGATTTCCCTTCagatatttttcacgaaaaacaaatcgaaaaataaaaaaatcctccaATTCGCACACGCGCAGCGCCTCTCGTCTCGTCTCGTCTCGTCTCAATATGGAGCCCAACGACAATCAGCTCGCATCGTTCTACCACCACCAGTCCCCCACCACCGCCGCTCCGACCGCCGCCCAGTCGCCGAACAACGGCCTCTTCCCACCCGTCTCGGCCTCCTCCGACGGGGGAGCCCCGGTGTTGTACCCCCACTCGGTGCCCTCGGCCGCCGCGTCGCCGCCGCTGGGCCCGGCGAAGAGGAAGCGGGGGAGGCCGAGGAAGTACGGGACGCCGGAGCAGGCGCTGGCCGCGAAGAAGGCGGCGGGATCCTCCTCCTCGTACAAGGAGAGGAAGGAGCGCGGGGGATTGGTTAGCTCTTCCCCTTCGCCGAGCCCGTACTCCGGCTCTTCGAAGAAGTCGCAGTTGCTTGGTCTCGGTACGTTCGATTCTGCTGCATTTTTCCTTCGAAAATTTCTGTGGCGAACCCGTTCAATTTGTGATCTTTGCTTGATTCGGTCTGCTGAATTCCTCCCTCTCGCTCGCTCATGTGCACGAGCTTGTTGTGGTGATTATGTGCGAAGTTCTTAGGTTTATAAGCTCATTTTCTGGTAGAATTGTTCCTCACGGAAGTGCATACTGCGTGCTATTTTCCCCTCTGACTTTGTTTCTACATTGCGGAATTGCCGCTCTTTTATTCGTTGTATTGTTCCATGAATTTCTCTCGGAGGGGACTTAGTGGCCTAATGTACCTGTGGAGAAAGTTCACGGAAGAGCTGCAACACTGAAACTTACACTCGCTTAAATATCTAGATCATCTATGGTTTGTGAATCATATGCTTTTGGTCACTGGTCTAGTGTTTCTATGTCTACATGTTTAGCCAAGCATGTCGGGTGTCCTAATGAGGAAGTTATAAAACCATTGAACCCCCAAATTTGGAGTATCCTACTTTCACACAATTCACAGGGTTCGACAAGCAATGGATTGAACGAAAAAAACTAGAAGCGTAAAAAGCTTCCTTTTCAAAAGAGGGAAAGATCACTCCTAAATGCAGCGGTGATATTATATACGATGCCACTTGGCTAAAACTCACacaattacttaacctttcctTACCTTCCTCTGGCTTATTACCGGCAATCTGTTCGGGGTTCCAAATTCAACGGTGGCAACTAAACACAAGGGTTGCTTTCCTTGCGGGGCATAAGACTGATTTGAACGAGCCGATATATGGTTGTGTATCATATGTTTTGGTCACTATTCTAGTTTCTATATCTAAATGTTTAGCCAAGCAGGTCGGGTTTCCTAATGTGCAAGTTCACTGATCAATGATAGTTCAGGATTGTGTGCATATGAGATTGTGAAGCAATTATCATCGGATTTTTGGCATTTCAAAAGCAAGATATTGTAATAAATTTGAGGTTTTGTTTTGGCCTAGAAGTAGTGAGCAGGACTTTTGTAGATAGTCCTGTAGAAGAATAATCTACAAATCATGTAAATAACTTATGCTGGAGTTAAGGTATTTATCATGCCTCTTTAACAAGATAATGTCCCCACCacgatctctctcttttctgtagaatgcctttttcactttttcccaAGAAAATTAGAATGCACCGTGTTCAACTCAAACGTGTGGAATAAAGAAATTTCAGTATCTTTGCCATTACAgtgaaccctttttttttcttttgagccACAACATTTTAAGTTATTTGTGTGTATTTTGCTAGCTGGCACTTGTCATAATTTACGATAACATGCTGCTG
The genomic region above belongs to Rhodamnia argentea isolate NSW1041297 chromosome 6, ASM2092103v1, whole genome shotgun sequence and contains:
- the LOC115734360 gene encoding uncharacterized protein LOC115734360 isoform X1 codes for the protein MEDRQDRQSDEATLMGQDGHGHEKEKGVKILTDEGDFSLLEPAASPGFSPRPFDKPLPCFGCGIGWFSFLLGFVFPPFWYYATVLYFGNHHLKDPRERAGLAASAIAALISTVAILISLLTVFFPRAFQRH
- the LOC115734360 gene encoding uncharacterized protein LOC115734360 isoform X2, which encodes MEDRQDRQSDEATLMGQDGHGHEKEKGVKILTDEGDFSLLEPAASPGFSPRPFDKPLPCFGCGIGWFSFLLGFVFPPFWYYATVLYFGNHHLKDPRERAGLAASAIAVRKQIHKL